In Spirochaetota bacterium, a single genomic region encodes these proteins:
- a CDS encoding phosphodiester glycosidase family protein, translating into KANAINVIIFNFLVPYKVDFINLDKKDKLEYKYDNFYIAINGTYFAKKDDKYFTVAGVVDDNNIISFPVEYRPSRGYFSVLKDKDNKNLITIFDYLTNIRYEFIKLVNTTKKMYDIDILLQSGPLIYKDYSYVIDLDKEAFGEKGNNIIKEAARTLIVNTQDNTLNIISVIPYNYERNKGLNIYDIPNFLSNLNSNNLVTNIKDVLNLDGGSSVNFYINSNLINSVYSNKINPYKSQNYLIFKTDIKDYYYKNSLTYYYYFPGVVDYFYNEKEIIKKKGKYFITFNNGITTFDKFIDF; encoded by the coding sequence ATAAAGCAAATGCTATAAATGTTATAATTTTTAATTTTCTAGTCCCTTATAAAGTAGATTTTATTAATTTAGATAAGAAAGATAAATTAGAATATAAATACGATAATTTTTATATAGCAATTAATGGAACTTATTTTGCTAAAAAAGATGATAAATATTTTACAGTAGCGGGAGTGGTAGATGATAATAACATAATTTCTTTTCCCGTCGAATATAGGCCTAGTAGGGGATATTTTAGTGTATTAAAAGATAAAGATAATAAAAACTTAATAACTATTTTTGATTATTTAACTAATATAAGATATGAGTTTATAAAATTGGTAAATACAACAAAGAAAATGTATGATATTGATATTCTCTTACAATCTGGGCCGCTAATATATAAAGATTACAGTTATGTAATAGATTTAGATAAAGAAGCATTTGGAGAAAAAGGGAATAACATAATAAAAGAAGCTGCTAGAACCTTAATAGTTAATACTCAAGATAATACTTTAAACATTATTTCAGTTATACCTTATAATTATGAAAGAAATAAAGGATTAAATATATATGATATTCCTAATTTTTTAAGTAATTTAAATTCTAATAATTTAGTAACTAATATAAAAGATGTATTGAATTTAGATGGTGGTAGTTCTGTTAATTTCTATATTAACTCAAATTTAATAAATTCAGTTTATTCAAATAAAATAAATCCATATAAATCTCAAAATTATCTAATTTTTAAAACAGATATAAAAGATTATTATTATAAAAATAGTTTAACTTATTATTATTATTTTCCAGGGGTAGTAGATTATTTTTACAATGAAAAAGAAATAATAAAAAAGAAAGGAAAATATTTTATAACTTTTAATAACGGAATAACAACATTTGATAAATTCATTGATTTTTAA